Below is a window of Brassica napus cultivar Da-Ae chromosome A5, Da-Ae, whole genome shotgun sequence DNA.
TTCCATGTTTAATTACCTaccatttttgtttttcaaaaataacacATGATCTAACAAAATTAAACCACATTACTTATTTTTGTTGAATTTATAAGAGTAAGAGAAAAcagttttcttaaattttttccGTTAAGCCTTTAAAAACTTACTggttttaaatacaaatattatttaaattttcagatAGGTATTAAAACTATCAAGTAAAAACCTCAGAAATTTCAAAATCAATTACAGAAAGATGTCAAGAATTCTTTTGAGTTAACACATGATTTTATCTAACACACTTTCACAATTTAAATGGTTACAAAAACAATTACAGCATTAAAGATTAAAGCCCTATTTTTATAAggactataaaataaatatgttttcacTTCAAATTGTAAATGTCAAACGTTTGATATCTTGCTTACCTAATCCATCGTGTTCAACTTCTAGAACAGATCTATGCAAAGTTTTCTTTGAACCCTCAGATGTTCTTATTCGACCAGCTTTGATTCATCATACATGTCTgcaataaactaaaataatttcagaacttaaaaatacaaatatttatgcTATGTTGTTACCATGATTTTGCAGAATAAATAAGTTTCATATGAACTCATTACACACCACCATGAATACCTGCAAGTTCTGGAAGCCCTGCAACAAAATCTTTTAAGGATCGACATATTAATCTCTTCGGATGCAATTCCCACTCGACCGCCACAATCCAATGCTTTGAAAGAGGTTCAAAGATGATTATATTCCAACGTATTCATCTAAAGTTTGTCGATAATATTACTAATCGTGGCTATGAATAAAGAAAAGTTTTAAAATGGTGCAGACAAAAACGAAATAAGATACGAAGAAAATATTCGAGatcaaaattgaaaattatgagAGATGAAAGGATATGTTGTTTTGCTACTTTGGTAAtgaaaagaataaagaaaaatgGAAGAAACAAATACAGACATTGAATTAGTTTATCAAAAGTTATACTGCAGAAGAAAATTTTTTTGAAGTCGTGATCAGTTAGATGAGATATTCTGAGAAATTTTAGGACGTAGGTGCTGGAAATCAGGAatcaaagaattttttttccaatcaatttttttttaattttttttcttccaagtGTCAGATTTTGATTTGCCAGACGACTTGCGCTTTATTATACAAGGGATAACTAATAGcattattttattggttttaGTCGCTAATTGTTTACAATCTTAGATGAACATaacaaaatttgatttgatgACTACCTAATTAAATGCATCATTGTATATTATTGATTGTTAGGATTTCGGTTATAACTATGTATTTTATAAACCGAGTATATAATTTTGCTATATCTccatataatgaaaaaaaatattaccttttattaatatttcaacAATATTTTTGGTAGTAACAAATATATAGCAAACAAAGTCGATTGGTTATTTGGTATAGAAGACATCAAAGCAGTTATTACCAaccttttaaaaacagaaaatgtatcaaaataaataaaaatctattaaaaaatatatagtaaaatactttaTGAGATTTTATGTTCAACATATCATAATCATCTtagttgaataaaaaaattgatatggCTAGAATAGAACATATGCAAATGTTGTACATATAAAGAAATGTATGTATCTGCAACAATATAGAAACGAATATAACTATCAACAATTATGTATGTAAATGTTAACacgattttaaaagaatttttaactagatgtttgtgttttgttatcttttaaaatatatgattcCAATAGTTACAAAATGATTTAATTTGTGACTGTGTAATTGATGAAATGAATAGATAAAGAGGaagaatataagaaaataattgaacAACATAACTAAAATACTTTACTAGAGATGCAAAATACTTTATAAACTTAACATTTATAGAAAGAAATCATTTCCAAAATACTTTCAAATATTGCATATTCATATACTAATAAAtaacaattatttatttgtttgtaacTAAGAACTAAATAAACTAACAAAATAACAAAGTTCAAGAGCATTTTTTGTCAAGACTAAAATGTAAAGAGTCCAAAACTAGAAGTTTTCTCAACATTTTCAAATTAGTTAGATCCTGCAAATGTATAGATCTCTTGAGAAAGTTTATGTACAGAGAAAAAGGTAAAATCCATCTTCTAAACTATTATtattgtatttctttttatttttttaactccaCAAGAAAAGtacttaaacataaaattaaaagttttaaacaatttgCTATGCCATCCAAATTTGCCCACCTCAAGAGTGAATACCACCTCAAATGCTAGGAAAGACATAGGCACTTCATATTGTATTCAAGTTGAACTGCGCATCCTCTCTCCCATCTCCTTTGTTATATTGACATCATGTCTCTAACATGTATTATGCTTACTTCGGATTGCAAAGAAATTTGTATCAGACGCTCATAACTTAGACTTGATTTGTCGAACTCTTCATCTTATTATAActgtatttttatttcttatttccATAAATTTCCTGTACTTTTAACTTAAATGACGAAATTCCAAAGTAATTCTAACAATATAGCATATGTTTCTCGATATTAACAATTTTATCAAACTTGTAATCACATTTTGCAACACCTAAACCTTCATTTTCTAATGATATtacaaatttaacaaaaaaaaattggcatTGCACTTGCCTGACTAGAAAAAAGCAAGTCCAAAGAGCGACTGAAACGCTAAAGTTAAGGTTTTGAATGGTGATCAAAGAACGAAAAGGAACACTGAATTCCTtattatttccaaaaaaaaatcaccgtTCACAAGGAATATTTTTTCCTTCTTGTTCATCCatattcctttttttgtagaaaaatatagaacaaaagcattctttattaaatttaataagaaACAAACATTTCTTTTCATTCCAGCAATTTTATTTCTATAGgttattttcctattttttctgTCTTTCCGAAAAGTTCACTAGTTTGAGCCTAAGAAACACGTTTGGCGTTTCTTcgttataaaaatcataaacgcGGATTTAAACGTACTAAAATCGAATTGTGTTGCTGTCGGGAAGAGATCAGAGCTCAGTTAATGAATCAAATTGAAATCAAGATAGTGAGAGAGTTAGTTTGATCCTTCGATCTCAGCTTATGCAGTCGCTACAACAACCCCTAGCGGCGAGCCACCAGTCGGAACCAGACGCGCCGCCGAAGCAGGTGGCTCAAGCCATGGAACGTCTCAACCAAGCCGCTAGGGTTATCGCCGACATCCGCCTCGGCGCCGACCGTATCCTCGAAGCCATGTTCGTCGCCTCGAACCCTCGCCACAACGACGCGCCTCTCCAGCTCTTCCTCAAAGAAGACGCCTCCATGCGTCAGCACCTTCAGGATCTCCGTTCAATTGGTACTACTTTACAAAAATTGATTCTTTCCATTAGTATAATCAGTAGATTAGGGATTTGAAAGTGTTGGTGTTTGATTGGATCTCAGGGAAGAAGCTGGAAGAGTCTGGGGTTCTCACTGAGTCTCTCAGGTCGAGAAGTAACTCGTGGGGTCTTCACATGCCTCTCGTTTGTCCTGATGGTGCTGTTGTTGCTTATGCTTGGAAGAGACAGCTTGCTGGCCAAGCTGGTGCTTCTGCTGTTGATAGAACCAGGTCTCACAATGTTAGCTAATGAGTTATATTAGGTCTGAGTCTTCTAATAACTGAGTTTTGAAGATACATTTAGCTGTTAGTACTTTCATGGCATGTGGTGTTGGTATCACATTGTTGCTAATCGTTTGAGCATAGCTAAGGGTTTAGTTTCGAGTCTACAAACTAGATTTGAATTTCTATTTGGCTTTTAATTTTCTCCTGGAGGGTTGTGGTTTTATGTTTATTGAGGGATTATTAAGCTTATTGAATCATATATGCGATTTGGAGTGTTATCAGCTATAAGCATACTTACTAAACGTCATGCATTCTCCTCCATTTACTCTTCTGTTGTTGCTAATTGTTTGAGCATAACTAAGAGTTATGGTTTGGGTCTATTTGCTGTTGGTTTCTCCTGGAGGATTGTAGTTTATGTTTATTCAAATGATTATTAAGCTTATTGGATCATATGCTTTGGAGTGTCATCAGTCAAAAGCTTACTTATAAAATGTCATGCATTCTCCATTTGCTATTCTACTGTGAATGTTGTTTTCCTTCTGGTTAGTTATCACATTGTTGCTAATTGCTTGAGTATAAGTAAGAAGTTAGGTTCCGGTCTACGAACTAGATTTGAAGTTCCATTAGGCTGTTTGTTCTCCTAAAGGATTGTGGTTTTATGTTTATTGAATCATATGCAATTTGGAGTGTCATCAGCTAAAAGCATACTTACTAAACATCATGCATTCTCCTCCATCTGCTATTCTACTGTGAATGTTGTTTTCCTTGTGGCTTGTTAGAGCATCAGCATTGGTTGGTTAGGTGTCTGTATGAGTCTCTCAGttataaaatactaataaaattgaattgtgaattaatttttttttttgtttttaaagaagaaaattGAACTATGTAAAACTTGACACATTGTTTTAGAGTCTCTCAAAGACTCAtcttgttctctctctcttatttatatgttttttctttttcttcaaatttttaatgGGAAGAAACTCAATGAAAATTCTTATATCTTTGACACATAGTATGACTCTCAATGATGACTGTAGGTTAGCTCTCAAGGCCTTTACGGATCAAAAAAGACGATTCTTCCCTCACATTGACGATGGACCCAAGATGGAACCAGGATCTAAAAAACAACGTGCCTCCCATTCACTATTAGAACATGGAGGAGAGGAGCCGGTTGAGTACAAGACATTGCCAGATATACAATCACGTCTAGAGAAGCTGGTTCCTAATGTGAAGGTGTCTACTTATGGACGGTTGAGCTGGCTCAAAAGAGCTAGTTCTTTACCTGGCTCCGGAAGTGATGATGATCCATCAGAAGAATCAAAACCTATTTTCCAGAGTTCTAGTAAGCTGAGATCAGGGTTACAGGATGAAGTTGTGGACAAGGTTGCTGTAATTGAATTATCGTTTCCTTCCGTGTTCAGAGCTGTGGTCTCGTTGAATCCAGCTGGTTCTGTTGATCCAGATGCAGTTGCATTCTTCTCTTTAGATGAGGTAAACTTCCACAATTCTCTCTAAATgaagttgttttttttatgtatgtACTCATGTTTTTGCTTCATCCCCTTCCTTATAGGGAGGAAGCTACTTACATGCGAGAGGCTTCTCGGTTCATCATGTTTACAAACACATCACGGTAACAACAAAGACTGCAACTGGTGTTAATTTGATAAATTGGGAActttcattaattaaattttcttgCAGGAACATGCGGCTACGGCCTTGCAATACTTCCTTGGATTTGGTAGCGTAACAGCTCTGTACTCTCTCCTGGTAAATAAAGCATTTAACAAGGGCTCATCAGTCTCTTGATAACATGAACCAATCCTTTCTTTTGGATCCATGGAAGTTAAtttatacctttttttttcttgtaatgcAGCTATGGATATGCAGTTTTGAATCACTTTATAGTAAACCATGCAGGTAAATAAACCAGTCTCTTATTACTCTTTGGTCCGTGGACTAAGCTTTTCACATCTTTTATGATACAGTAAGTGTGGAAAGCTATTAGCAATGGATAAAAAGTCTTCTTTGATCCTACCTCCTCTACACCGCGCTTATCAAGAACTGCCTCTTGCGGCCAACCTCAGCGTTTGTGAAGCTTACCACGCCGGTTGCTCTTCAGATGGTTCTTAGTATTAGGGGAGGATCAATCAAAAGGCTAGAGAAAGATAACTAACTTGGAAGAAACACTTGTATGGATCTCTATTGCCTGCTTTCTCTCCTCTTTTGTTTGTGTCCCATGTTGAGGTTAAATTCACATTACATCAGTATAAGCAACATAGAATCAAGTGGCAACTGATGACACATGTGAATGTTGAGTGTTTTCTAGACATTTGATCTGTGTCAGGAGGTGAAGGAACAACATGAATCAGTTAAATTTCGCAAGATAATAAGCTTAAGCCTTCTTTTCATAGTGGTTTTACAAATTAAACTGATTCAAGTCCACACAAAAGTCATTAGAGACAAGGAACTAGAGAGTAGAAGAAAGGGTCTACATTTACACTACAACATTAAGACAAGcttccaaaaccaaaccaaagtacTTCACTActtcttgccttcttcaatACCACCCACCGCAACACTCAACCCTTTCACATGACATTCCTCTGGTACCACCACCGCCATTGACCGCCTCAGACCGCATATCGTCCATAGATACAAAGCCAGCGTTACCCCTAACGCTCCAAACACTGCACCCAAGACCCAAACACCAAACATTCTCCATATGCACTCGTTTCTCTCAACATCCTCTTCCCCCTCCGTGGAAACGTCAGCCTCTATCGCTTGATTCGGTTCAAGCGGCAGTGAATGCATCCACACCGGCGTTGGCTGCCTTATCTCAAACCTCCATGAATGAAGCAAATGTGCATTGGAAGAGTTCCCGTTTGCAGAGCTTAAACACACAACGAACTCACCATCACTCCATAGCTCCCCCAAGTCAACCGAGAAGGAGAAGAATGGATCTAACAACTTAACCGAACCTGGCTTTCTGAATCGAACCATTACTCTCTTAGAACTTGCTTCATACTCAACCATACAGTTCAACCTCCCTCCACTCTCCATCAACAAGTCACCCTCAAAGGAAAGGTTTCTAATTTCGGAAGATTCAGGTTTACCTACCAAGACTCTCGCACGGTTTCCTCTTTTGGATATATCAAACTCAAAAGCAGCAACTGTCTCGTTCTTTGCGTACTCAAACAGAAACTCTAACGCAGAGGAACTGTTATCTTTCTTACCGAAGAGGCCAAGATCCAAACCACTTGGAACCATTACAAAGGCCATGACATCACCAACCTCATTAGGCATCGAGAAGGAGAAGTAACTCGAGAAAGATAACGAGTTCCTACTCTCTTTACCTTGGAGAAGCTTGATGGGTTTCGTGTAAACGACTCCTCCCACGCTTCCACTCACCGAGTCAGTCAGCTGAATCGAAGAACCGTCACTGACAAGCTTCGAATCACCAGACAAAGCAACGTGCTTGTCAAGACTCGGAGACTTTGCGAACCCATCAAACGAAAACGAGGAGTTCCCATCTGCAGCCATGGTTTCATGAATCTCGAAGCACAACAAAACGAAAACAAAGGATAAGGCTTTGAGCATCGACATAGCTTGaactaaatgaaaaaaactGAGTCTCTCTGATTTAAAATGGGTAAAGTGAGAAGCTCTTCTTCTATATGGAATCTTCAGGATTCGAGAAAGTATTCCACTTTTTAAGACGGAAAAGTACTTTGCTCTAAAGAAACGCTCACTTTCCCTCTGTCTCTATCTTGTAGTGTTTGCTGACTAATGTTGTTTAATGCATTTAATGCCATTTCTGATTACATTCTCTTTTGTTTAGCATCTCATTAGTGTTGTAAACAGTAATTTTCTATTCCataacttgatttttttttttttgataagttgattttttattaccatttaaaaaaaaatcatggtcTTTTCAATAAAGATTTTAAATAGATTAATAACATATTTACCCCTCtgtttctattttttacattttaacccCAATGTATTTTCTGACATTAGTCAAAAGTCAAAACATACCTCCTCATAAATAGTCTTTCCCGTTTGCTTCTCTTTACGAAATATTTTGGTCTCTCTCTCATCAACATAATTTCAGACAAAAAGAAATATGTCACGAGGAGCATGCAAAAGAGTAAGCTTTAGTCCTAACCAAGAAGCCACTGAGGAACCTGTATTCCCAAAACATCACGACCAGAGAAAGGTGGTCCTCATTGGATTTCTCAGTTTCGGTCTCAAGACCTCGCCTGCTGGAAGGAAGCTCATCCGACGTATCCGAGCTAGAGTCGCCAAAACGCTGCGTTCTATGTCCTTTAGTAGGAGTACGACCGAC
It encodes the following:
- the LOC111215799 gene encoding mediator of RNA polymerase II transcription subunit 27, yielding MQSLQQPLAASHQSEPDAPPKQVAQAMERLNQAARVIADIRLGADRILEAMFVASNPRHNDAPLQLFLKEDASMRQHLQDLRSIGKKLEESGVLTESLRSRSNSWGLHMPLVCPDGAVVAYAWKRQLAGQAGASAVDRTRLALKAFTDQKRRFFPHIDDGPKMEPGSKKQRASHSLLEHGGEEPVEYKTLPDIQSRLEKLVPNVKVSTYGRLSWLKRASSLPGSGSDDDPSEESKPIFQSSSKLRSGLQDEVVDKVAVIELSFPSVFRAVVSLNPAGSVDPDAVAFFSLDEGGSYLHARGFSVHHVYKHITEHAATALQYFLGFGSVTALYSLLLWICSFESLYSKPCSKCGKLLAMDKKSSLILPPLHRAYQELPLAANLSVCEAYHAGCSSDGS
- the LOC111215800 gene encoding uncharacterized protein LOC111215800 — its product is MSMLKALSFVFVLLCFEIHETMAADGNSSFSFDGFAKSPSLDKHVALSGDSKLVSDGSSIQLTDSVSGSVGGVVYTKPIKLLQGKESRNSLSFSSYFSFSMPNEVGDVMAFVMVPSGLDLGLFGKKDNSSSALEFLFEYAKNETVAAFEFDISKRGNRARVLVGKPESSEIRNLSFEGDLLMESGGRLNCMVEYEASSKRVMVRFRKPGSVKLLDPFFSFSVDLGELWSDGEFVVCLSSANGNSSNAHLLHSWRFEIRQPTPVWMHSLPLEPNQAIEADVSTEGEEDVERNECIWRMFGVWVLGAVFGALGVTLALYLWTICGLRRSMAVVVPEECHVKGLSVAVGGIEEGKK
- the LOC111216098 gene encoding josephin-like protein, with the translated sequence MSRGACKRVSFSPNQEATEEPVFPKHHDQRKVVLIGFLSFGLKTSPAGRKLIRRIRARVAKTLRSMSFSRSTTDKTSSLLLSSSSPSSSIRMKRSKSLAESESHRAEAIEDCIEFLNSSFSLSRSNSVSTWSS